DNA from Hippocampus zosterae strain Florida chromosome 18, ASM2543408v3, whole genome shotgun sequence:
CAGCAGCTGTCAAAGGTAATGCGCTTGTGTTGTTCAGTGATGCGCCGTTTGGATTGCGTGCTATTGAAATTACAGCATTTCTGATCGCTCGCTATTGTTATGCTTCAGGTCATTACACTGATCTGCATCGCCGTGTGGATCATCAACATTGGACATTTCAACGATCCCGTACACGGAGGCTCTTGGATCCGCGGGGCTGTCTACTACTTCAAGATTGCTGTGGCGCTGGCAGTGGCTGCAATCCCCGAAGGTAAGCCGGCGCCATATCTGTCAACACTTATTTAGGCCATGAGTGAATCAAACATAATGTCAAGTTTTGTATTATCTGACGCGAGGTGACCGTCATTCTGTTAATGAAACGTTCTCCCCATGACGTTGCTCTTCAGGGTTGCCTGCGGTCATCACCACTTGCCTGGCTTTGGGGACACGACGCATGGCCAAGAAAAACGCCATTGTCCGCAGTTTGCCCTCCGTGGAGACCCTTGGCTGCACATCGGTCATCTGCTCGGACAAGACCGGCACACTGACGACCAATCAGATGTCTGTGTGCAGGGTAAGAAACGGCGGCACACCGGGACACACCGTGAATCGGAAAATGTTGATATTTCCTTCCAGAGGACTCAATTTTAAGTAACAATCCTCAAGCTAAAGTATCcatatttgagttttttttttcatctttatattttgtatatttttctgCATACAAATACTTTTTCCTTCCAACTTCTGCACGCACACAAGCGGCGTCTCCTCCCGCCCATTCTAATTATGTTACTGTATTGAGAAGTGGAGAGGAGAGTGAGATTTACTTTTACGTTTAACCAGATTAATTGTCCGGGTTCGAAATGTTCAATTAGTTTTTCCTTGAATCAGCTCCATTTGCGAAGACTTTAGTTTTCCTCCTACAGTTGATTTGACTCGTTTATAAATCTTTTCACAGTCCCGTCTCAGTCTTTTCCTCTGTAACCTTCTTTTATCACCCGGCGCCCAAAGCACGGCCAGACCGGATGTGGATTTGTTTGTGGGAGTTAGTCACTTGCAGTGCAAGTGGCAGTGAAGTTGCATAATTGACCTTGTGGGAAGAGCTGGCCCCCTTCTTCCTCTGTctccaccttatttttccttcttATTTTTGTAGTACactgctgccatctgctggataCTGTCAGTCCCATTTTCCTGCAGAACCTCCACAAGTCTGATCTGTATGATTGTTAATATCTTATCAatctattgtgtttgttttccagatGTTTATCATCGACCAGGCTGAGAGTAATCATTGTTCCTTAAAGGAATTCACTGTTACCGGCTCCACATATGCTCCAGACGGACAAGTGTGAGTCTTAAGCCTTTTAATACAAGTCATCCTGTTGCACCAACATGACATTCGGGTCTCGTTGATAACTGGCTGTTTTGTCTGGTTCGTTCCTTTAGGTACCAGGATGGCAAACAAGTCAAATGTTCCAAATATGATGCGCTGGTGGAGCTGGCCTCCATCTGTGCTCTCTGTAACGATTCCTCGTTGGACTATAATGAGGTGGGTTGGCAGTTGCACTACGGTACTTCTACTCTGCTGTTGGCTCGTGAGTGCTGTGATATGTatgccccctcctccccctttcCAGACCAAAGGTGTGTATGAGAAGGTGGGTGAGGCCACCGAGACGGCTCTCACATGCCTGGTGGAGAAGATGAACGTGTTCGACACAGATTTGAAAGGCCTTTCCAAGATCGAGAGAGCCAATGCCTGCAACTCTGTATGCAACATTTACTTTACCTTTCTTCAAAATACGAAAGATGAAACCAAGACTAACCGGCTTTGTTGCATTGTTGTTCAATGAAAGTACTGATTGCGTGTGCGTCTGTTGTATTAAACATGCAGGTAATCAAGCAGCTGATGAAGAAAGACTTCACCTTAGAGTTTTCCAGAGACAGAAAGTCCATGTCTGTGTATTGCACCGCCAACAAAGCCCGCTCATCTGCATGCAAGATGTTTGTCAAGGTAGGCTCCCTCCAATCATTTCAGATGCTTGCTTACTGTGAGTGAGATTTTGTCCTCTGCTACTCATATTGGGTCAACACTTGACTTgccaaatgaacacaaataacCAGTATCACATTCATATTGTGAAAACCCCTTCTTGTTAGACGTGCGCAGATTTAAACCCTAAAAGTTGGTGCGCTCTCTAAACAGGGTGCCCCTGAAGGAGTGATTGACAGGTGTACGCACGTCCGCGTAGGTGTCAACAAGGTGCCCATGACACCCGGCATCAAGGACAAACTGATGTCTGTGATCAGGGAATACGGAACTGGCCGGGACACCTTGCGCTGTCTCGCTCTGGCCACCCGAGACAACCCCTTGAACAAGGAGGACCTGGTCTTGGAGGACTGCACTCGCTTTATTGACTATGAGGTAAATACAACTTGCTCGtggtgcatttttgttttgccacTCTCAACAAATCGTTTTAATCAGCTGCATAATACTTAGaagtacacaaaataaaatgttttgtcaattaCCTCAGACCGACCTGACCTTTGTGGGCTGTGTGGGCATGCTGGATCCGCCCCGGGCAGAGGTGGCGGCTTCCATTCGACTCTGTCGTCTCGCTGGCATCCGAGTAATTATGATCACAGGAGACAATAAGGGTATGTTGGCGAGTGCTTTGTACAGCCGGGGTCATTCTGTGCGCACTGCTTCGTCACTTATATAAGAGTGAGCTTGcatgtgcaaaataaaaaacacgaaCCATTGTTGACCATTCCGACAAATCTTTGTCTTCCTCAAAGCCGAAAATGTAAATATGCTCCTTCTTGTCATTAAAGGCACGGCAGTTGCAATCTGCAGACGCATAGGTATTTTTGGAGAGGACGACGACGTCGCCAGCATGGCTTTCACCGGCCGAGAGTTTGACGATCTCAGCCCGTCTACACAACGCGAAGCGGTGGTCAAGGCTCGCTGCTTTGCCCGCGTGGAGCCGTCCCACAAGTCCAAGATTGTCGAGTATCTGCAGTCCTATGATGAGATTACAGCTATGGTAAAGAAGGGCTGACGTTTGGTGATCTCAAATGACActttgaatttggaaaatttgagatttattgTGGGTCTCGCGTCGCAACTTATGCACATTTCAGACTGGTGACGGAGTGAACGATGCCCCCGCCCTCAAAAAGGCCGAGATTGGTATTGCGATGGGCTCTGGAACAGCAGTCGCGAAGACGGCGTCCGAGATGGTGCTGGCCGATGACAACTTTGCCACCATTGTGGCCGCCGTCGAGGAAGGCCGGGCCATTTACAACAACATGAAGCAGTTCATCAGATATCTCATCTCCTCCAATGTGGGCGAAGTTGTCTGGTAAGGGGTGCccacaatttcatttttttcctcagcctTTTTTCCCCAGttattcagattttatttttgtttgcttgtgcgtgtgtgtctgtttgtctgCAGCATCTTTCTGACGGCAGCCCTCGGCTTCCCTGAAGCGCTCATTCCAGTTCAGCTGCTTTGGGTCAATCTGGTGACTGACGGACTGCCCGCCACCGCTTTGGGCTTCAACCCACCAGACTTGGACATCATGAACAAGCCCCCCCGCAACGCTCGCGAGCCCCTCATCTCGGGGTGGCTCTTCTTCCGATACCTTGCCATTGGATGTAAGTCGACCAATGTCTCGGTGGAATGAACGCAGAGTGATGTGCATGTAAAATAATTAACCACCACCATGTCTATAAATTTACCCGTCTAATATCTCTGTCTGCTTTTTCACGTGCGATAATGGTCTTCCACATATTGACTTCCACTCTTAAAATAATGGCCAATGTCATATTTTGGCTGTTTATTGCaatgttgttcttgttgtgCTTCACcaggctatgtcggcgctgccACAGTGGGCGCCGCTGCCTGGTGGTTTGTCGCTGCCGAAGATGGACCAAGGGTCACATTTTACCAGCTGGTATGAATTTTAAGCCAAACTTGTATGATGCCAACTGAGAGCAAAAttcaccaaaatattttttttgactggtgtTAACTGGTTCAAATAGAGCAAACAGATCGCGATTTAGATGCGATCTGTTTGCTCTGTTTTGACATGCGCAGATGGTAAAATGCATCACTAATGACTATGTCAAGCAGAATATATCTCGGTGCACCGGTGGTATTTGCGCCCCATTATCTGTGGTAATATGCACATATTTGTTGGAGCAACTGGCTACCTCTAAACTCCTTCAAATTTATGAACATCGGGGTCAATAGCCCCACAACGTTATGGGGGAGGAAACTTAATCTACAGAAAGTTGGTATGAAATTGACCCTTCTTAGTGGAAGCCTCATTTGAGCGATGGAACGCAATGTGGGTCGTCCGGATTTGGCCCTCGGTGCGTTTGCATTCTGTGCGTCAGCATCCTTAACCATTCCTGTCgtggtatttatttgttttgcttccAGAGCCACTTCCTGCAGTGTGGACCAGAAAACGCAGAGTTCCAGAATATAGACTGTAAAATATTTGAGTCTCCTTATCCGATGACCATGGCCTTGTCGGTGCTGGTCACCATTGAGATGTGCAACGCTCTCAATAggttggttttgtgtttttattgagcGGTGTAACCACTATTCCACAAACGTGGTACCAAAAGGGTGGCTTTGTGTTTCAGTGTATCTGAGAACCAGTCTCTGCTACGTATGCCTCCCTGGGAGAACGTGTGGCTGCTGGGAGCAATCTGCCTTTCGATGTCCCTTCACTTCCTTATCCTCTACGTGGAGCCTCTTCCGGTAAAAAACATGAATCGGATAAATATTTAACACATGTGCATGCGGGAGGCACTTGGGCTCGGCATCCTCACATTGCAGTGGAGGacctgtgactttgaatgttatgGCTTTAAAATGCGGGCCTGGCCAggtgagtgacatgggtgtCAGTGAATGAGAGTTTAGACTGGGCGAGTTGTTAATGGGGAACAAATGGTCACATGGATTTTGACGCAGcgttaacaattttttttttgctattatcCTGCCAGATAATCTTCCAGATCACCCCCCTGAATCTGACCCAGTGGCTGGTAGTGCTCAAGATCTCACTGCCGGTCATTTTACTGGACGAGGTTCTGAAATTTGCGGCCAGGAACTACCTGGAGCCGGGTAAAGCGCTGGAAAAGGCCGCCAGCTCGGACGGCTGCTGCCTGGCTGCATGCATGGAGGGCATCTCCTGGCCCTTCGTggccctctccctccccctggTCCTCTGGATCTACAGCACCGACACTAACATGGCCGACATGTTGTGGTGCTGACTGACTTGAGCACAACCTCGACTCTTCCATCACCCACCCGCCCCACGCCTCCCATTCACtcctccaccccccgcccccatccctcTCTGCCCACCTTCACGTGcgtagcttgtgtgtgtgtgtgtgtgagtgttattGTTTGTAGAATTAGTGTGGGTGTGTCGATGCTGAGGAGCAACTGTAACCCATGAAGTGCAACAGTACTCTAAATTCCCTTTGAGAAGTCACCCGATTTGAGTTGGCCCAAGGCTTTAGCTGACCATCACTCACATACAAGTGGACGATATTGTTCAACAGTTgccatttttcacttttatttttcaaaataattaccATGCCTTTTTAagctttatcctttttttttcccctttggcaCAAAGGTAACTATTATTTAGCGCAACTTCCCTCCTtatgaaaaagtttgggggaCTCAAGAAAATTGTGGATCTGTACAGATATTGAACActattttatgcttttttttgttagtttttttaaaaatggctttgTAAATTTGTTGGACCAGCGTGACTTAGACGTACTGCCTTGATGTTTCTTTTCTAATTAACCATTGTGTCTTCAGTGTAAACGTTTTTCAGAGGACAAGCGATGCGTGGCAGACAagaacgggggagggggggttgagaGTGAATGTGGGAATGGTCCAATTAGATGATGTGGAAGTGGGGTGGAGAATattctgaagaagaaaaaaaaactaaaactaaactgCATGTCCTGTGACCAAGCATGAACTGTGTATGGTTCCTCAATTCTAATTTATGTGTCCCTTCTACTCCAAAATGTAAGACTAGAAATTAACATCATGGATTTTGGTTTTTCTTTAGTGATATGATTTGGAAGAAGTCATTTTTTCTGCACTGGGAAGATCACGGCTACCTCAATGTGATACAAacggtttttttctttgttaattTCTGGATGCTTCTCCAAGAGTCTTACTGTCTTGCTCAGCTGTACCATCCTAGCCCCCCCACGGTTGCTTGTGTAGAAGAAGGAACAGTTCCGtctaatttagaaaaaaaaaatattttgcatgtttttttatttaacattccCACTTTCGAGACCAAGTCGTTCAAGATTGTGTTACATAACCATCTTGATGTTGATTCAAAGGACAATAATATAAAGAACCGATAAATACGacccaaaaaaagacatcacatgATTTACCCCAAATCGTTTTTCCCCGTTTaacttcaaaaaaatatatatacttatgAATCCTTTGAATTAAAGTCTTTGTCATTATTTGCTTGAAGGAACATTAcccatgtgcgtgtgtgtgtgtgagcaacgCATTTCACATAGGAACGCTTGGCTTTTAGATGAGTTTGGTCATAAATATTGACCATATTTGGTGTGAACATGTTTGTGTCCGTCCAGTTCATGAATTTAACACAAAGATATTGAAAGCATGTTAGTGGTGATAGAAGCCTGGATGTGTTTGTGTACCACTTGACAACATTGATGTGCTTTTTCTTCCTTCAATgccctccactggctcccctgtCACGAGAGTGAGTATTTCTCGTttcgtccaccccccccccccccacttgatTTTACGAAATGACTCGATCAGTTTTCACTGCCCCGTTTTATTACATCGACTAAAGTCGGAGTTGCCAAGATGTGACTTGTAATACATCCATGCGGCCCACATGCCCACATTGTGAATGTCACTTGTGTGCCAcccacccctccctcctccacccTTGCTTGAAATTATCCACATCAACACAATCATGCTCTTAAATGGCAATGATCTGAcacggttttgttttttcctaggTTGGCTGCCCTAAAAATCTTGAATACTTTAACGAGGACCAAGCCGTCGTCATACATTCCGCACTCCGTGACGATGTATGTacactgagaagaaaaaaaattactgatACAAAATTTGGTTTTAGAGATCACGTAATAAGTTGACCTTTTTCTATGTACATAAAAAGCcaatttctttcacttttttttccaaatctgaaTCTTGTGTGCACTTGTCCGTTGCCATGACGATCCATCCATCAGTGTGGCTTATCAAGATGCCGATTCGATAGCATGACGATTGCCCATGTGTGCTAAGGCGGCTCACAAAAAGGCTAAATATATACAGTTCAAGACTTGCTGCATTGCGgcaatcatttatttttaattcacatCGTATTTCTGACCATGCCACCAGACCCGGCTGCAGTAGAAGTGCAGTTGAGAGTGGCCTTTCTCTGTGGGCAGCGTTTTGGTATACCACACCTGTGGATGAATTGTTATGGAGAGGGAGGCACTTCGGAGCATATTAGGGCTTTTGCGCATGTAGTAATGCTGTATTCACATCGTGAAAaatgggagcaaaaaaaaaaacggatgcaatttatatttttgttc
Protein-coding regions in this window:
- the atp2a2b gene encoding sarcoplasmic/endoplasmic reticulum calcium ATPase 2b isoform X1; protein product: MDNAHTKTVEEVYSFFNVNESTGLSSEQIKKQRERYGPNELPAEEGKSLWALVVEQFEDLLVRILLLAACISFVLAWFEEGEETVTAFVEPFVILLILIANAVVGVWQERNAENAIEALKEYEPEMGKVYRQDRKIVQRIKARDIVPGDIVEVAVGDKVPADIRLTSIKSTTLRVDQSILTGESVSVIKHTDPVPDPRAVNQDKKNMLFSGTNIAAGKAVGVVVATGGNTEIGKIRDEMAATEQERTPLQQKLDEFGQQLSKVITLICIAVWIINIGHFNDPVHGGSWIRGAVYYFKIAVALAVAAIPEGLPAVITTCLALGTRRMAKKNAIVRSLPSVETLGCTSVICSDKTGTLTTNQMSVCRMFIIDQAESNHCSLKEFTVTGSTYAPDGQVYQDGKQVKCSKYDALVELASICALCNDSSLDYNETKGVYEKVGEATETALTCLVEKMNVFDTDLKGLSKIERANACNSVIKQLMKKDFTLEFSRDRKSMSVYCTANKARSSACKMFVKGAPEGVIDRCTHVRVGVNKVPMTPGIKDKLMSVIREYGTGRDTLRCLALATRDNPLNKEDLVLEDCTRFIDYETDLTFVGCVGMLDPPRAEVAASIRLCRLAGIRVIMITGDNKGTAVAICRRIGIFGEDDDVASMAFTGREFDDLSPSTQREAVVKARCFARVEPSHKSKIVEYLQSYDEITAMTGDGVNDAPALKKAEIGIAMGSGTAVAKTASEMVLADDNFATIVAAVEEGRAIYNNMKQFIRYLISSNVGEVVCIFLTAALGFPEALIPVQLLWVNLVTDGLPATALGFNPPDLDIMNKPPRNAREPLISGWLFFRYLAIGCYVGAATVGAAAWWFVAAEDGPRVTFYQLSHFLQCGPENAEFQNIDCKIFESPYPMTMALSVLVTIEMCNALNSVSENQSLLRMPPWENVWLLGAICLSMSLHFLILYVEPLPIIFQITPLNLTQWLVVLKISLPVILLDEVLKFAARNYLEPGKALEKAASSDGCCLAACMEGISWPFVALSLPLVLWIYSTDTNMADMLWC
- the atp2a2b gene encoding sarcoplasmic/endoplasmic reticulum calcium ATPase 2b isoform X2, whose translation is MDNAHTKTVEEVYSFFNVNESTGLSSEQIKKQRERYGPNELPAEEGKSLWALVVEQFEDLLVRILLLAACISFVLAWFEEGEETVTAFVEPFVILLILIANAVVGVWQERNAENAIEALKEYEPEMGKVYRQDRKIVQRIKARDIVPGDIVEVAVGDKVPADIRLTSIKSTTLRVDQSILTGESVSVIKHTDPVPDPRAVNQDKKNMLFSGTNIAAGKAVGVVVATGGNTEIGKIRDEMAATEQERTPLQQKLDEFGQQLSKVITLICIAVWIINIGHFNDPVHGGSWIRGAVYYFKIAVALAVAAIPEGLPAVITTCLALGTRRMAKKNAIVRSLPSVETLGCTSVICSDKTGTLTTNQMSVCRMFIIDQAESNHCSLKEFTVTGSTYAPDGQVYQDGKQVKCSKYDALVELASICALCNDSSLDYNETKGVYEKVGEATETALTCLVEKMNVFDTDLKGLSKIERANACNSVIKQLMKKDFTLEFSRDRKSMSVYCTANKARSSACKMFVKGAPEGVIDRCTHVRVGVNKVPMTPGIKDKLMSVIREYGTGRDTLRCLALATRDNPLNKEDLVLEDCTRFIDYETDLTFVGCVGMLDPPRAEVAASIRLCRLAGIRVIMITGDNKGTAVAICRRIGIFGEDDDVASMAFTGREFDDLSPSTQREAVVKARCFARVEPSHKSKIVEYLQSYDEITAMTGDGVNDAPALKKAEIGIAMGSGTAVAKTASEMVLADDNFATIVAAVEEGRAIYNNMKQFIRYLISSNVGEVVCIFLTAALGFPEALIPVQLLWVNLVTDGLPATALGFNPPDLDIMNKPPRNAREPLISGWLFFRYLAIGCYVGAATVGAAAWWFVAAEDGPRVTFYQLSHFLQCGPENAEFQNIDCKIFESPYPMTMALSVLVTIEMCNALNSVSENQSLLRMPPWENVWLLGAICLSMSLHFLILYVEPLPIIFQITPLNLTQWLVVLKISLPVILLDEVLKFAARNYLEPGWLP